The window CATTATCATGAGCAAGTGCGGTCAGATTTTCAGTGATATTTTCTATTAAAATCGATGTATCATAATCTTTCGCATCATCAAAAATGAGCGATTTTTTCACCGCACTTTCATTCAAATAAGCTTTACGTTGATGAGTTTGTTCAATGCCACTAAAGCTCGTCACTCGCCAATCTTGTTCAATTTCACCTTGAAAAACTTCTGCACTTAAATTTTCTTGAGAAACATTTAAGGTAAGTGGTTCACTGGCTTGTAACACATCGGTTGATTCAATCTCTACATCATTAGGTAAAAGTTGCTTAAATTTTTCCAATAACGGTTGAGTATCCCAATTAGCTGGCAAATCGAGTTTTCGACCAATTTCACCTTGCGTTAAAACATACAATAAAGCATTCCATTTTTTATCAAAGGCTTTCGGTAACACAAAGGCCATTTGGTATTTTGCTCGAGTCAATGCTACATAAAGCAAACGCAATTCTTCCGCAAAAACTTCTTCTGTTAAATCATCCAAGTGTTGATCTTGCATATCCCACAAAGTTTTGTTTTGTTTCTTATCGTAATATAAATTAAATAGTTTCTTTTTAGTTGGGTCTTTCGCCGCATTTCCTAAAAACGGCAACCAAACCAAATCATATTCCAAGCCTTTGGATTTATGGATAGTCACAATCTTCACTAACTGACGTTCGCTTTCTAAACGAATTTGTGCTTCTTGACGACCATTATCTTGAATTTGCTTTTCAAACCAGCGCAATAATGCTGCTTCACTTTCATTTAATGCGGCTGCTTGCTGTAAAATTTCAGCTAAATGTAATAAATCCGTCAGTTTGCGCTCGCCATCAGGCCGAGATAAGAGTTTTTCTGTGATATTTTCAGCTAAAAGTAAATGGTGCAACATCGGCAATACGCCTTGGCGTTGCCAAATTTGTTGATACTCTGCAAATTTTTCTGCCCAACGTTGCCACTGAATTTCATCCTGGTGAATTTGGTGAATTTCAGCTGCATTTAAGCCGAAAAGTGCGGTCGCAATGGCATTCAAAATTGGGCGTTCCGTCACACTCAAACAAGCTTGCAAAATCAGAGCCAGTTCTTTTGCTGTGTTACTCTCAAAGACATTTCCTCTATCCGAAAGGTAAACCGAAGCAATACCGAGTGCTTGCAATTCTTTTTTCACCAGATCCGCTTCGGTATAACCACGCACCAAAACGGCAATATTTTCTGCTCGCAATGTTTTATTTTCCGCTTTGCTTTCATTCGGAAAAACAACCGGATTTTCAGCCGCACTTTTTAACCATTGCTGAATCGATGTCGCACAAGCTTTCGCATAATCTTGCAGGGTGGATTTTTCTTTATCGTTAATGTAAAAACGGAAGGCTGGTTCAGGTTTATTATTCAACTGAAAAACAAGATTTTTCTTGGCTGCGCCGACATTTAAAAATTCGATGTTTTTATAAATAAAAGGCTCATTTTTAAAATCAAATAATCGATTTACCCCTTCCACTAAAGCTTTGGATGAACGGTAGTTTATGCTTAAATTAAAACGCTCGCTCGCTTCGTCCGCTGCTTTTAAATAAGTGAAAATATCGGCACCACGGAAACGATAAATCGCCTGTTTTGGGTCCCCGATCATCATAAAACCAACATTACCGGACGCGGTTTTATTGTGATAAATTTTCGAGAAAATTTGATACTGCAACGCATCCGTATCTTGGAATTCGTCAATCATGGCAAAAGGATATTGAAAACGAATTAACTCCGCTAACTGTTCTCCCCCCTCACCATATAGTGCTTCTTTCAATAAGCGTAATAAATCATCAAAAGATTTTTCAGGATGATTCGCTTTGTATTCAAGGAGTTTCTTTTGAATACCTTGACGATAGTGATAGAGAATGATTTTTTTAAATAAATCACTTGGTTGAATTTCTTCAATTAAAGCTTCAATCTCTTCAAAGGCTGGATGCGTTATTCTCACCCCTTTTTTCTTGAAAGGTGCGTTGACCGCGTTATCTAAAGCCGATTGCGTAAATTTTTTTACTAGCGTTTCATTTAAGGTGATATCTGCTCTATTTTTTGCCCATGAGGTGACCTCATCGACAAGAGATAAAATTGTTTTACTTGAATGTGTTTTTCCATTTAAACAAGATTTCTCTTTTTTCACGACTTCTTCATCAAAAAGGTTTCGAATTTCAACCGCACTTTCTAACCAAGTATCTTTAATCTTTTCAATAATTTCCGCATTTTTAGCAATAGTTTTTTGCAAAAAATCTGTTAATGACACTTCTAATAGTTCTGG is drawn from Haemophilus parainfluenzae and contains these coding sequences:
- the recB gene encoding exodeoxyribonuclease V subunit beta, with translation MSQKSTALNAISLPLNQVNLIEASAGTGKTYTIGSIYLRLLLQAGENCFSRPLNVEEILVVTFTEMATEDLKRKIRERLTAAISVFSEYYEKQDKAIFTGEHQFLAELLPYLEDIPTALRRLKLAEQNLDLASIYTIHGFCRRMLMQHAFNSGVHFNLKLLKDQSDLLKQFANEFWREHFYDLPFHLAAFISKELKSPEEVLNDLGSNIGNDFSIKLDKPELLEVSLTDFLQKTIAKNAEIIEKIKDTWLESAVEIRNLFDEEVVKKEKSCLNGKTHSSKTILSLVDEVTSWAKNRADITLNETLVKKFTQSALDNAVNAPFKKKGVRITHPAFEEIEALIEEIQPSDLFKKIILYHYRQGIQKKLLEYKANHPEKSFDDLLRLLKEALYGEGGEQLAELIRFQYPFAMIDEFQDTDALQYQIFSKIYHNKTASGNVGFMMIGDPKQAIYRFRGADIFTYLKAADEASERFNLSINYRSSKALVEGVNRLFDFKNEPFIYKNIEFLNVGAAKKNLVFQLNNKPEPAFRFYINDKEKSTLQDYAKACATSIQQWLKSAAENPVVFPNESKAENKTLRAENIAVLVRGYTEADLVKKELQALGIASVYLSDRGNVFESNTAKELALILQACLSVTERPILNAIATALFGLNAAEIHQIHQDEIQWQRWAEKFAEYQQIWQRQGVLPMLHHLLLAENITEKLLSRPDGERKLTDLLHLAEILQQAAALNESEAALLRWFEKQIQDNGRQEAQIRLESERQLVKIVTIHKSKGLEYDLVWLPFLGNAAKDPTKKKLFNLYYDKKQNKTLWDMQDQHLDDLTEEVFAEELRLLYVALTRAKYQMAFVLPKAFDKKWNALLYVLTQGEIGRKLDLPANWDTQPLLEKFKQLLPNDVEIESTDVLQASEPLTLNVSQENLSAEVFQGEIEQDWRVTSFSGIEQTHQRKAYLNESAVKKSLIFDDAKDYDTSILIENITENLTALAHDNDEMVLDFPRGTQIGTLLHRYFEKVPFAQLAEKENIEKLCQDLNLAEEQFAAVQQWFAQILSTPILPNNDLTLAQINEKQCLKELAFYLNITSHFDVAGFNRALATLHHLPSELLQFDNIQGMVRGTMDLVFCHQGKYYLLDYKSNFLGETLKDYDQAALKKAMLEHHYDWQYLLYVVALHRYLKTRLPNYDYNRDFGGVVYAFLRGMNGSPQSGIFFDKPDWQLIQQLEELF